One region of Bacillus pumilus genomic DNA includes:
- a CDS encoding cupin domain-containing protein, with product MTVELDYTSPNVKYSYDLNQSPLVKYDQHNLINVLGKKQLNSLDQVSLLDIYLSKSKVVEPHYHQNAAELVYCIAGSAAVSMLNPFTKKLHTYTITPGQVANVPQGWWHYEVALQDRTHLLAIFNASTPEVILGSDLLTLTPAHIMAHTYCMNETQWKQATQPVKPSVFIGPFCHREEEAQTNPVPPSHYIPYYQAPPNYVPYWN from the coding sequence ATGACTGTTGAGCTGGATTATACTTCCCCAAATGTTAAATATTCATACGATCTGAATCAAAGCCCCCTTGTGAAATACGATCAGCATAACCTGATTAACGTTTTAGGAAAAAAACAATTAAACTCGTTGGATCAAGTATCTCTGCTGGATATATATTTGAGTAAAAGCAAAGTCGTAGAGCCTCATTATCATCAAAATGCCGCAGAGCTTGTTTATTGTATAGCCGGTTCTGCTGCCGTCTCGATGCTGAATCCATTTACAAAAAAACTTCACACCTATACCATCACCCCAGGACAGGTAGCAAACGTACCTCAAGGCTGGTGGCACTATGAAGTTGCCCTTCAAGACAGAACTCATTTATTAGCCATTTTCAACGCATCTACGCCAGAAGTGATCCTAGGCTCAGACCTTCTCACCCTCACCCCTGCTCACATCATGGCACATACGTATTGCATGAACGAAACACAGTGGAAACAGGCGACACAGCCGGTGAAGCCAAGTGTATTTATCGGACCATTTTGCCACAGAGAAGAGGAAGCACAAACGAACCCTGTCCCTCCGTCTCACTACATCCCTTATTATCAAGCACCGCCAAACTACGTCCCTTACTGGAATTAA
- a CDS encoding YIP1 family protein → MKNDHSQQEEVKDFFRFFKIFVATKTIIRSYQHSYIPIWLMMLLASIAGTGWVYEGYFSEYMGNHIPFPFILLQGAGYGILAGNLGLFFGVLILKWLGRLFFGSQTAYRDVLKAFTLTTFFPSALFALSWICTIGMLGPYTFVKISPYLDQHFEVWYYLDLLTLIDAYAKTWIFGMTVLGIVAVMKLKLWQAFLIVITPLAACFLIITLLFGVQRAVNWMM, encoded by the coding sequence ATGAAGAATGATCACTCCCAACAAGAGGAAGTAAAAGATTTTTTTCGATTTTTCAAAATTTTTGTCGCAACAAAAACGATTATTCGCTCATATCAACATTCCTATATTCCCATTTGGCTGATGATGCTCCTTGCAAGTATCGCTGGTACAGGCTGGGTCTACGAAGGGTATTTTAGCGAGTATATGGGCAATCATATTCCATTTCCTTTTATTTTGTTACAAGGTGCGGGATATGGTATTCTCGCAGGCAATCTCGGTCTATTTTTCGGTGTACTCATCCTAAAGTGGTTAGGGCGTCTTTTTTTCGGCAGTCAAACGGCATATCGAGATGTACTCAAAGCCTTCACGCTGACGACCTTTTTCCCTTCCGCTTTATTTGCACTCAGTTGGATTTGCACGATTGGAATGCTTGGTCCGTATACGTTTGTCAAAATCTCACCCTATTTAGATCAGCATTTTGAGGTATGGTATTATCTCGATCTTTTGACACTGATTGATGCTTATGCAAAGACGTGGATATTTGGAATGACTGTTTTAGGCATTGTCGCTGTGATGAAGCTGAAATTATGGCAAGCCTTCCTCATCGTGATCACACCGCTTGCGGCATGTTTTCTTATCATTACTCTTTTATTTGGTGTCCAGCGCGCTGTAAATTGGATGATGTAA
- a CDS encoding DUF423 domain-containing protein, with translation MKLFFILGAINAMLAVGLGAFGAHGLEGKIPEKYIEIWNKGVQYQMFHAIGLFIVAFLADKLSGVSLVPTAGWVMLAGILFFSGSLYVLALTQVKILGAITPIGGVAFIASWIMLVIAAAKNL, from the coding sequence ATGAAACTATTTTTCATTTTAGGTGCGATTAATGCGATGCTAGCTGTTGGACTCGGAGCCTTCGGTGCGCACGGTCTTGAAGGGAAAATCCCTGAAAAGTATATAGAGATTTGGAACAAAGGGGTTCAATATCAGATGTTCCATGCGATTGGACTATTTATTGTCGCCTTTCTTGCAGATAAGCTGTCAGGTGTTTCTCTAGTCCCAACCGCTGGCTGGGTGATGCTTGCAGGTATCCTTTTCTTCTCAGGAAGCCTTTATGTCCTAGCATTGACTCAGGTGAAGATTCTAGGTGCCATTACCCCAATTGGCGGAGTGGCGTTTATTGCTTCTTGGATCATGCTTGTCATTGCAGCAGCAAAAAATTTATAA
- a CDS encoding glycosyltransferase family 2 protein, giving the protein MTKVTVIMTSYNKAAYVGRSIEAVLQQTLSDFELFIMDDGSNEKTLAAIEPFRKDRRVHFIQSGVKSLEERTAKTRYAVLINQALELAKGEYISYATDDNVYAPDRLEKLTHYLDARSGEDIVYSASKVIYLNSNKEPVKETIRPAQTVQWNAPCAIDHCSVVHRASILTKIHAEFGSYWDESPHFYRIGDARFFFRLNHFYPFYPYDEVLDTNYITEQSIHYQLAEEEKSAFIQALPEQSTCWELRHILKQRHGR; this is encoded by the coding sequence TTGACAAAAGTAACTGTCATTATGACGAGCTACAACAAGGCGGCTTACGTCGGCAGATCGATTGAAGCGGTTTTGCAGCAGACACTGTCAGACTTTGAACTATTTATCATGGACGATGGTTCAAATGAAAAAACCCTTGCCGCGATTGAGCCCTTTCGCAAAGATCGCCGTGTTCATTTTATCCAAAGCGGTGTCAAATCGCTGGAGGAGAGAACAGCGAAAACCCGATACGCCGTCCTCATTAATCAAGCTTTAGAACTAGCAAAGGGCGAGTATATTTCCTATGCCACAGATGACAATGTCTATGCCCCGGACCGTTTAGAGAAGCTCACACATTATCTAGATGCTCGATCAGGTGAAGATATTGTCTATTCTGCATCGAAAGTAATCTATTTAAATAGCAATAAAGAGCCAGTAAAGGAAACGATTCGACCTGCGCAAACGGTGCAATGGAATGCACCTTGTGCCATAGATCATTGCTCGGTCGTTCATCGTGCTTCTATTTTAACAAAAATTCATGCTGAATTTGGGTCTTACTGGGACGAGAGTCCGCATTTTTATCGAATAGGGGATGCCCGGTTCTTTTTTCGATTAAATCATTTTTATCCGTTCTATCCCTATGATGAAGTGTTAGATACAAATTACATCACAGAACAGTCGATTCACTATCAATTGGCGGAAGAAGAGAAAAGTGCCTTTATTCAAGCACTTCCTGAGCAGTCTACCTGCTGGGAGCTCCGCCATATATTAAAACAAAGACATGGGAGGTGA
- the gerQ gene encoding spore coat protein GerQ — MKLKNQFGQGSGFEGQDFRQQQYGANPYPAQQMGYSVPPQTQGQMQGQMQQGFSPMPSTGSSPGGQGTQSGGQPYQIPSGPIYQQNVTGQLPIEQSYIENILRLNRGKVATIYMTFEASKEWNSKIFRGVIEAAGRDHIIISDNKTGTRYLLLTIYLDYITFDGEIQYDYPYSMSTYSPR; from the coding sequence ATGAAATTGAAAAATCAATTTGGGCAAGGTTCGGGTTTCGAAGGTCAAGATTTTCGCCAGCAACAATATGGAGCAAATCCGTATCCTGCGCAGCAGATGGGTTATTCAGTCCCTCCCCAAACGCAGGGTCAAATGCAAGGACAAATGCAGCAGGGATTTTCACCAATGCCGTCTACTGGTTCTTCACCAGGGGGGCAGGGCACGCAGAGCGGCGGGCAGCCGTATCAAATTCCTTCTGGACCGATTTATCAGCAGAATGTCACTGGTCAACTGCCAATCGAGCAGTCCTATATTGAAAATATTTTACGATTGAACCGCGGCAAGGTAGCCACGATTTATATGACGTTTGAGGCAAGTAAGGAATGGAACTCGAAGATTTTCAGAGGCGTCATTGAAGCTGCAGGACGTGACCACATTATCATTAGTGATAACAAGACAGGAACACGATACTTACTATTAACGATCTATCTTGATTACATTACGTTTGATGGGGAAATTCAATACGACTATCCATACTCCATGTCCACGTATTCTCCGAGGTAG